The following proteins come from a genomic window of Gynuella sunshinyii YC6258:
- a CDS encoding tripartite tricarboxylate transporter TctB family protein, with product MSFINDRVFGLLMFILAVAYGWGALQFPEPFGGAEAVGPKTFPLILSVILALTSAYLVIKPDQDLSWPLNRSGIDILIAIAILIIYTMLLEPLGFILATTMMVTSLSRLLKAPVKNAFFTGLIGSVVIFVLFNYGLELTLPHGLLELR from the coding sequence ATGAGTTTTATTAATGACCGGGTATTTGGGTTATTAATGTTTATCCTGGCCGTCGCGTACGGCTGGGGTGCACTGCAGTTTCCTGAACCCTTCGGCGGCGCTGAAGCCGTCGGACCGAAAACCTTCCCACTGATCCTTAGCGTTATCCTTGCCCTCACCAGCGCTTACCTGGTGATCAAGCCCGATCAGGATCTCAGTTGGCCACTCAATCGCAGTGGTATCGACATCCTGATAGCGATCGCCATTCTGATCATTTATACCATGCTGCTGGAACCGCTGGGGTTCATCCTGGCCACCACAATGATGGTCACCAGTCTCAGCAGGTTACTGAAAGCACCGGTCAAGAACGCTTTTTTTACCGGTTTGATCGGTTCCGTGGTGATATTTGTTTTGTTTAATTACGGCCTTGAACTGACCCTGCCGCATGGCCTGTTGGAATTAAGGTAA
- a CDS encoding tripartite tricarboxylate transporter permease: MDTLNYLIDGFGVALTPMNLSLALMGAFMGTLIGALPGLGPANGVAILIPLAFSLGMPADSALILLTSVYAGAMYGGRISSILLNIPGDEPAMMTCLDGYPMATKGRASDALAISAIASFMGGLIGTIGLILLAPILAKFALTFGPAEYFALFVLAFATLGGITGKNPIKTILAATLGIMISTVGIDISTGTQRYTFGVLELYEGIDFILAIVGLFAISELLIFLEEHATSGRKMIKVGKLSLTLKELLWILPTTLRGSILGFISGVLPGAGASLGSFISYTLEKQVTGKKGDFGNGDSRGVAAPEAGNNAASSGALVPMLTLGVPGSGTTAVLLAMLISMNITPGPLMFTQNADVVWGVIAALLIGNFILLLLNIPLVGVFVRLLSVPQMYLMPSVMMVAFVGIYSISHSTFDLYFMIVFGIAGYIFRKIEIPLVPIILGMLLGPEMEKNLGHAMILSDGQWSILWQSGLCKILWAIAMLGLLLPYLVGPIFRKRIRAAVAEN; this comes from the coding sequence ATGGACACTTTGAATTACTTGATTGACGGGTTCGGGGTGGCACTCACTCCCATGAACCTGAGTCTGGCGTTGATGGGTGCCTTTATGGGAACTCTGATTGGCGCATTGCCCGGCCTCGGGCCGGCCAACGGTGTTGCGATCCTGATTCCCCTGGCATTTTCTCTGGGCATGCCGGCAGACAGTGCGTTAATTCTGCTGACATCGGTATATGCCGGGGCCATGTATGGAGGTCGGATTTCTTCCATTCTGCTGAATATTCCAGGTGATGAGCCGGCCATGATGACCTGTCTTGATGGTTATCCCATGGCCACCAAAGGTAGAGCTTCGGATGCGTTGGCGATCTCGGCCATCGCCTCGTTCATGGGTGGCCTGATCGGTACCATCGGTCTGATCCTGCTGGCACCGATACTGGCAAAGTTTGCACTGACATTTGGTCCGGCAGAATATTTCGCGCTGTTTGTGCTGGCCTTCGCCACCCTTGGCGGCATTACCGGCAAAAATCCGATCAAAACCATACTGGCAGCCACATTGGGCATCATGATCTCTACGGTAGGTATCGACATTTCCACTGGCACCCAGCGTTACACCTTCGGGGTACTGGAACTGTATGAGGGCATTGACTTCATCCTGGCGATTGTCGGTTTGTTTGCCATATCGGAACTGCTGATCTTTCTGGAAGAGCATGCGACTTCCGGCCGCAAAATGATTAAAGTCGGCAAACTGAGTCTGACTCTGAAAGAGTTGCTCTGGATTCTGCCCACGACTCTTCGCGGCAGCATACTCGGATTTATTTCCGGCGTATTACCCGGTGCCGGGGCCTCATTGGGCAGCTTTATCAGTTACACATTGGAAAAACAGGTGACCGGCAAAAAAGGTGATTTCGGTAATGGCGACAGCCGTGGTGTTGCGGCGCCGGAAGCGGGTAATAACGCTGCCTCTTCCGGAGCTCTGGTACCCATGCTGACATTGGGCGTTCCCGGCAGTGGGACCACCGCAGTGTTACTGGCCATGCTGATTTCCATGAACATTACCCCTGGCCCGCTCATGTTTACTCAGAACGCGGATGTGGTCTGGGGGGTTATCGCTGCGCTGCTGATTGGCAACTTCATCCTGCTGCTGTTGAATATTCCTCTGGTCGGGGTATTCGTGCGGCTGTTGTCAGTACCACAGATGTATTTGATGCCCAGCGTGATGATGGTGGCCTTTGTCGGTATTTATTCCATCAGCCACAGTACTTTTGACCTTTATTTCATGATCGTGTTTGGCATCGCCGGCTATATTTTCCGTAAGATCGAGATTCCTCTGGTACCGATTATTCTCGGTATGTTGCTGGGTCCGGAGATGGAAAAAAATCTCGGCCATGCCATGATTCTGTCCGATGGTCAGTGGTCAATCCTCTGGCAAAGCGGGTTATGTAAAATTCTCTGGGCCATCGCCATGCTGGGTCTGCTACTGCCTTATCTGGTTGGACCGATTTTTCGTAAACGAATCAGAGCAGCCGTGGCTGAGAATTAA
- a CDS encoding Bug family tripartite tricarboxylate transporter substrate binding protein has protein sequence MLKNTLKLLTTTALALTATMTLAFEPSGKIECIAPADPGGGWDFTCRSVATVMEELGMIKGAMQTTNMAGAGGGVAFAHVVSKRKDDSNLIVAASTATTTRLAQRQFPGMNAGMVKWVGALGADYGVIGVGKDSKFQNLNQLMDALKADPRSAKFAGGSANGGWDHLKVLIAAQAAGVKNLPKIAYLSYNNGGEAMTQVIGGHVDAFTGDISEAIGFIESGDMRILAVLSEERLPGKFSNIPTAKEQGIDALGPNWRGFYMPAGASQEAQQFWVDSIDKLYASQEWKDVMVKNGLIPFHPSKDEFESFVLKQVNSIEQLSKDIGLLR, from the coding sequence ATGTTAAAAAATACCCTGAAACTATTAACAACTACTGCCCTGGCACTTACAGCCACAATGACTCTGGCATTCGAGCCCTCTGGTAAAATTGAATGTATCGCTCCTGCAGATCCAGGCGGCGGTTGGGATTTCACTTGCCGTAGTGTGGCGACAGTGATGGAAGAGCTGGGCATGATTAAAGGCGCCATGCAAACCACTAACATGGCAGGTGCCGGTGGTGGCGTTGCCTTTGCCCACGTTGTCAGTAAGCGTAAAGATGATAGCAACCTGATCGTTGCCGCCTCTACAGCCACCACCACTCGTCTGGCTCAGCGTCAGTTTCCTGGCATGAATGCCGGCATGGTCAAATGGGTTGGCGCCCTGGGTGCAGACTATGGTGTCATCGGGGTTGGTAAAGACTCCAAATTTCAGAACCTCAATCAGCTGATGGACGCGCTTAAAGCCGATCCTCGTTCAGCAAAATTTGCCGGCGGCAGCGCCAACGGTGGCTGGGATCACCTGAAAGTTCTGATTGCAGCACAAGCAGCCGGAGTGAAAAACCTGCCCAAGATCGCCTATCTGTCGTACAACAATGGTGGCGAAGCCATGACTCAGGTAATTGGAGGTCATGTCGACGCTTTCACCGGTGATATCTCCGAAGCCATTGGCTTTATTGAATCCGGCGACATGCGGATACTGGCGGTACTGTCAGAAGAAAGACTGCCTGGCAAGTTTTCCAACATCCCCACCGCCAAAGAGCAAGGCATTGATGCCCTGGGTCCAAACTGGCGCGGTTTTTATATGCCGGCCGGCGCATCCCAGGAAGCTCAACAGTTCTGGGTCGACTCCATCGACAAACTCTATGCCAGCCAGGAATGGAAAGACGTCATGGTCAAAAACGGCCTGATCCCGTTCCACCCATCCAAAGATGAGTTCGAAAGTTTTGTTCTTAAACAAGTCAACAGCATCGAACAACTGTCAAAAGATATTGGTTTGCTTAGATGA